A stretch of Spirosoma oryzicola DNA encodes these proteins:
- the parS gene encoding type II RES/Xre toxin-antitoxin system antitoxin: protein MTVPDRTALVFSALKGVPAIGFFEIADLTGYRREQLAEVFDTSLKTFQRYERENKKLNPQDSEKVLKIRALFQTGESVFGSAAAFRRWMDKPAYGLGNQVPFDLLHTSGGIDLIMDEVIRIEYGDLA from the coding sequence ATGACCGTTCCTGACCGCACCGCGCTTGTTTTCTCGGCCCTCAAGGGGGTACCGGCTATCGGTTTCTTCGAAATTGCTGATCTGACCGGCTACCGGCGCGAACAGCTGGCCGAAGTTTTTGATACGTCCCTAAAAACGTTTCAACGGTACGAACGGGAAAATAAAAAACTCAACCCGCAGGACAGCGAGAAGGTGCTTAAAATTAGAGCGCTCTTTCAGACGGGGGAATCGGTTTTTGGTTCGGCAGCGGCATTCCGGCGCTGGATGGACAAACCGGCTTACGGATTGGGAAACCAGGTCCCGTTTGATCTACTGCATACGTCGGGCGGCATCGATTTGATTATGGACGAAGTAATCCGTATCGAATACGGTGATCTGGCCTAA
- a CDS encoding RES family NAD+ phosphorylase gives MLVYRITKALYADRLVASGGAARWNERNQFVIYTAATRALACLENVVHRSGEGLQENFRVMVIDVPEALRVETILPESLPTDWFDFRQYDACQRLGGEWLRQGRTAVLRVPSAIIPNEWNYLLSPSHPDFSQIQLLRTEPFVFDPRIKV, from the coding sequence ATGCTTGTCTACCGAATTACGAAAGCCCTGTATGCCGACCGTCTGGTGGCATCTGGTGGCGCTGCCCGCTGGAATGAGCGGAATCAATTTGTGATTTATACCGCTGCTACCCGCGCGCTGGCCTGTCTCGAAAACGTGGTCCACCGGAGCGGAGAAGGATTGCAGGAGAACTTCCGGGTGATGGTGATCGATGTTCCAGAAGCGTTGCGTGTAGAAACAATCCTACCAGAATCGCTGCCCACCGATTGGTTCGATTTCCGACAGTACGATGCTTGTCAGCGGCTAGGAGGGGAGTGGCTCAGGCAAGGGCGTACGGCGGTGTTGCGGGTTCCGTCGGCCATTATTCCGAACGAATGGAATTACCTGTTAAGTCCGTCCCATCCCGATTTTTCACAGATTCAACTGCTTCGAACCGAACCCTTTGTTTTTGATCCGCGCATCAAAGTCTAG